One region of Epilithonimonas zeae genomic DNA includes:
- a CDS encoding PorV/PorQ family protein, which translates to MKRILFFLLIIFSQIFDAQIIRKYSNEFLNIGAGARGLAMGGAVISNQDDVYSPMWNPAGLMKIDRDWQVAAMHAEYFESIAKYDYIAYAKPLDYGNGVFAISLVRLGVDNILNTTQLIDSEGNIDYDKISSFSTSDYAALFSYAFHPNGNQKLDVGATAKVVYRNVGKFASGYGFGFDIGAVYRTDTDWNYGFMLRDATTTVNFWTINQKELSAVVNGEEFNPAPTDKMEITMPKLNLGVSKTFEFNRDLKLLPEAGVNIDFAKTAALVSTDFASITPYVGGELIFQDMIFVRLGLNRFQSITDIEDLKRKVSFQPSAGIGIKYKGLTLDYAITNSGIGGSNFYSNFFSLKLDMQGFRN; encoded by the coding sequence ATGAAAAGAATTTTATTTTTTTTACTGATTATTTTTTCACAAATCTTTGATGCCCAAATCATCAGAAAATATTCTAATGAATTTTTGAATATTGGAGCTGGTGCGAGAGGACTAGCGATGGGTGGTGCTGTTATTTCTAATCAGGATGATGTTTATTCTCCGATGTGGAATCCGGCTGGTCTGATGAAAATTGACCGCGATTGGCAAGTCGCAGCAATGCACGCAGAATATTTTGAATCGATTGCTAAATATGATTATATCGCATATGCTAAACCATTAGATTATGGAAATGGCGTTTTTGCAATTTCACTGGTAAGGTTAGGGGTTGATAATATTCTAAATACAACGCAATTAATAGATTCCGAAGGTAATATTGATTATGATAAAATCAGCTCTTTCTCAACCTCAGATTACGCTGCGTTATTTTCTTACGCTTTTCATCCCAATGGAAATCAAAAATTAGATGTCGGAGCAACAGCAAAAGTCGTCTACAGGAATGTGGGGAAGTTTGCAAGTGGTTATGGTTTTGGATTTGATATTGGCGCCGTTTATCGTACAGACACCGATTGGAATTATGGATTTATGCTGAGAGATGCAACAACCACTGTCAATTTCTGGACAATCAATCAGAAAGAGTTGTCAGCAGTTGTGAATGGGGAAGAATTCAACCCAGCGCCAACAGATAAAATGGAAATCACAATGCCAAAATTGAATCTTGGAGTAAGCAAAACATTTGAGTTCAATCGAGATTTGAAGTTGTTACCAGAAGCCGGTGTTAATATCGATTTTGCAAAAACCGCAGCTTTAGTTTCGACAGATTTTGCAAGTATTACGCCTTATGTCGGCGGAGAATTGATTTTTCAGGATATGATTTTTGTAAGATTAGGTTTGAATCGATTCCAATCTATTACAGATATCGAAGATCTTAAAAGAAAAGTGTCCTTTCAGCCTAGTGCCGGTATTGGAATTAAATATAAAGGTTTAACATTAGATTACGCCATTACCAACTCAGGAATCGGTGGTTCCAATTTTTATTCTAATTTCTTTTCTTTGAAATTGGATATGCAAGGTTTCAGGAATTAA
- a CDS encoding glycoside hydrolase family 3 protein, whose translation MKRLSLLIITFISPFYFAQYQPKNISNSDIKKANDWVDKTYNSLSQDEKLGQLFIVALYTNKGEDFINQIRNIVVNDKIGGLILMQDDAAREINLVNEFQSKSKVPLMIGMDAEWGLFQRIAKAHKFPWAITLGAIQDKNLIYEMSAKIAEDCKRMGINWDFAPVVDVNTNPNNPIIGNRSFGSDVNNVVNSALAYSDGLQDNRILAAIKHFPGHGDTATDSHLDLPLIPHDMKRLEEVELASFKALMNKSVGGVMVAHLYVPTLENEKGIPASVSKKIITGLLKEKLGYKGLIITDALNMGAVANKFKAGELDALAFKAGNDIMLFSQDVATGKKLIQKAIDNGEIQQNRVEESVKKILLTKYYLGLNQYNNINPENVNEDLNNASHSALVQKMYANALTLIKDDKKLLPLDCKETYYYVPLEEAPYETFLNQVNTGTTVIMKKANEINTIPANSKVIVGFHKDNSTAYKPYKISDASKKILSDLTRNQNVILDVFGSPYALKDIDISKVSTVLVSYENNEDSKKATANGILGQTKISGRLPVLVNDTLKFGIGIDVEAKIQNQTDRKNSSETKNSKTLIE comes from the coding sequence ATGAAAAGGTTAAGTCTTCTTATAATAACTTTTATTTCGCCATTTTATTTCGCTCAGTATCAGCCTAAAAATATTTCCAATTCGGATATCAAAAAAGCCAACGATTGGGTAGATAAAACTTACAACTCGCTTTCGCAGGATGAAAAATTGGGACAGCTTTTTATTGTAGCACTCTATACCAACAAAGGTGAAGATTTTATTAATCAGATCAGGAACATTGTTGTCAATGATAAAATCGGTGGTTTAATTCTGATGCAGGATGACGCCGCAAGAGAAATTAATCTGGTTAATGAGTTTCAGTCCAAATCAAAAGTACCATTGATGATTGGTATGGATGCAGAATGGGGATTATTCCAAAGAATTGCAAAAGCGCACAAATTTCCCTGGGCGATTACACTAGGAGCAATACAGGACAAAAATCTGATTTATGAGATGTCTGCCAAGATTGCCGAAGATTGTAAGAGAATGGGCATCAATTGGGATTTTGCACCGGTGGTAGATGTCAACACCAATCCAAATAATCCGATTATTGGCAACCGTAGTTTCGGTTCCGATGTCAATAATGTGGTGAATTCTGCTTTGGCTTATTCCGATGGATTACAGGATAACAGAATTTTGGCAGCGATTAAACATTTCCCTGGTCACGGGGATACAGCAACGGATTCACATTTGGATTTACCATTGATTCCACACGATATGAAAAGATTGGAAGAAGTAGAACTTGCGTCTTTTAAGGCATTAATGAATAAAAGTGTTGGAGGTGTTATGGTTGCGCATCTCTATGTTCCGACTTTGGAAAATGAAAAAGGCATTCCGGCTTCGGTTTCTAAAAAAATTATAACCGGACTTCTAAAAGAAAAGCTTGGTTACAAAGGTCTAATTATTACGGATGCATTGAATATGGGTGCAGTTGCAAACAAGTTCAAGGCTGGAGAATTAGATGCATTAGCTTTCAAAGCAGGAAATGATATTATGTTATTTTCACAGGATGTTGCAACTGGAAAGAAACTGATTCAAAAAGCGATTGATAACGGCGAAATCCAGCAAAATAGAGTAGAAGAGAGCGTAAAGAAGATTCTTTTGACCAAGTATTATTTAGGTTTAAATCAATACAACAATATCAATCCTGAAAATGTCAACGAGGATTTGAATAATGCGTCGCATTCTGCTTTAGTTCAAAAAATGTACGCCAATGCTCTGACATTAATCAAAGATGATAAAAAACTATTGCCATTAGATTGTAAAGAAACTTACTATTACGTTCCGTTAGAAGAAGCACCTTATGAGACTTTCTTGAATCAAGTCAATACAGGAACCACTGTCATTATGAAAAAAGCTAATGAAATCAATACGATACCTGCTAATTCAAAAGTGATTGTTGGCTTTCATAAAGATAATTCTACAGCTTATAAACCTTACAAAATTTCTGATGCAAGCAAGAAAATTTTGTCAGATTTAACCAGGAATCAAAATGTGATTTTGGATGTTTTCGGAAGTCCTTACGCTTTGAAAGATATTGATATTTCTAAGGTTTCTACAGTTCTGGTTTCTTACGAAAATAATGAAGACTCTAAGAAAGCTACAGCTAACGGAATTCTTGGACAAACCAAAATCTCAGGAAGACTCCCTGTTTTGGTGAATGACACTTTGAAATTCGGAATAGGAATAGATGTCGAGGCTAAAATTCAAAATCAAACTGATAGAAAAAATAGTTCGGAAACAAAAAATTCTAAGACTCTAATTGAGTAA
- a CDS encoding serine hydrolase domain-containing protein: MKTKFLLVLILLAQTFYAQDLTGSWRGEIDLGAMKLPLILDIKKENNSYVSTARSPKQGDKIIQVDKTEFNNNELIFEMNELKASYKGQYKTDHFEGTFEQNSRSFPLNLYRIDGIEKSSPKDEKIKDIGNREINTKKIDDFLNYMTANKQSVGSISIFRKGKEIYQRNFGQDQLPNVKWNPNTQYQVGSISKLFTAVMLMQQVEKGKLNLNDKLSKYYPEIPNADKITIEKLMNHTSGLGDYVGENYQWLFKKPVGDKAILDTIKAHGVEFGPGEKTRYSNSGYYLLSRILEKVAKKPYHVLLKENITSKANMKNTFSVLDNPENVFKSYKNQDGKWVEIEDFDFHNCIGLGDIVSTSYDLNLFINALFNNKFVKKETLEKMMPKPSSDLKFGLGIMPVPFYNQVSFGHGGDTAGSHSITSYNTKENYSVSMVINGEEFPHNNLAIGILSLIYNLDYEYPKFGSGTNATSKTPEKFQKYIGDYTSPDIAMDLKIYSEGDQLFAQGKGQSAFPLEHVDKDQFKFAPAKIEVVFFPNQLQLIQNGKTYNYTKK, from the coding sequence ATGAAAACCAAATTTTTATTGGTGCTGATTTTATTAGCACAGACTTTTTACGCCCAAGATTTAACAGGTTCTTGGAGAGGAGAAATCGATTTAGGAGCGATGAAACTCCCTCTTATTCTTGACATTAAAAAAGAAAACAACAGCTACGTTTCTACTGCAAGAAGTCCAAAACAAGGCGACAAAATCATCCAGGTTGATAAAACCGAATTCAATAATAATGAATTAATTTTTGAAATGAATGAACTGAAGGCATCATACAAAGGTCAGTACAAAACCGATCATTTTGAAGGAACATTCGAACAGAATTCAAGATCGTTCCCATTAAATCTTTATCGAATTGACGGCATCGAGAAATCAAGTCCGAAAGATGAAAAGATCAAAGACATCGGCAACAGGGAAATCAATACTAAGAAAATTGATGATTTCTTGAACTATATGACTGCAAACAAGCAATCTGTCGGAAGTATTTCGATTTTCAGAAAGGGGAAAGAAATTTATCAAAGAAACTTCGGGCAAGATCAATTACCGAATGTCAAATGGAATCCCAACACGCAATATCAGGTTGGATCTATCAGCAAATTGTTTACTGCTGTGATGCTGATGCAACAGGTGGAAAAAGGAAAACTGAACCTCAATGACAAGCTTTCCAAATATTATCCTGAAATCCCAAATGCCGATAAAATCACTATCGAAAAACTGATGAATCACACGAGTGGTTTAGGCGATTATGTTGGCGAAAATTATCAATGGCTTTTCAAAAAACCAGTGGGCGATAAAGCAATCCTTGACACCATCAAAGCACACGGTGTTGAGTTTGGGCCGGGTGAAAAAACAAGATACTCCAATTCGGGCTATTATCTATTGAGTAGAATTTTGGAGAAAGTGGCAAAGAAACCTTACCATGTTCTTCTGAAAGAAAATATTACCAGCAAAGCGAATATGAAGAACACTTTTTCGGTTCTTGACAATCCGGAAAACGTATTCAAATCTTATAAAAACCAAGACGGCAAATGGGTAGAAATTGAGGATTTCGATTTCCATAACTGTATCGGTTTGGGCGATATTGTTTCTACATCATATGATCTTAATCTTTTTATTAATGCCTTATTCAATAACAAATTTGTGAAGAAAGAGACATTGGAAAAAATGATGCCGAAACCAAGCTCAGACTTAAAATTCGGATTAGGAATAATGCCTGTCCCGTTTTACAATCAGGTTTCATTTGGGCACGGAGGCGACACAGCCGGAAGCCACTCTATCACATCTTATAATACAAAAGAAAATTATTCGGTTTCTATGGTTATTAATGGAGAAGAATTTCCACATAACAACCTAGCGATCGGTATCCTGAGCTTGATTTATAATTTAGATTATGAATATCCCAAATTCGGATCCGGAACTAATGCCACTTCTAAAACACCTGAGAAATTCCAAAAATATATTGGCGATTATACTTCACCTGATATTGCTATGGATTTGAAAATCTATTCGGAAGGTGATCAATTATTTGCCCAAGGAAAGGGACAATCTGCATTTCCATTAGAACATGTTGATAAAGATCAGTTCAAATTTGCACCGGCAAAAATTGAGGTGGTTTTCTTCCCGAATCAGTTACAACTAATCCAAAACGGAAAAACTTACAACTACACCAAAAAGTAA
- a CDS encoding peroxiredoxin: protein MSIKLGDTAPNFDAESSLGNLNFYEYLGDSWGILFSHPADYTPVCTTELGKTSQLKPEFDKRNTKVLALSVDGIENHKGWISDINETQNTEVEFPIIADQDKKVSELYDFIHPNASATLTVRSLLIIDPNKKVRLIITYPASTGRNFTEILRVLDSLQLVDGYGVATPVDWKDGEDVIIPPAVSQEDAEKKFTKGVKVVKPYLRYTPQPNK, encoded by the coding sequence ATGTCTATAAAACTTGGCGATACCGCTCCGAATTTTGATGCAGAAAGCAGTTTAGGAAATCTAAATTTTTACGAATACCTCGGAGATTCTTGGGGGATATTATTTTCTCACCCTGCAGATTACACTCCCGTTTGTACAACAGAACTGGGAAAAACATCACAACTTAAACCAGAATTTGATAAGAGAAATACAAAAGTTTTAGCATTAAGCGTTGACGGAATTGAAAATCATAAAGGTTGGATATCTGACATTAATGAAACCCAAAATACAGAAGTAGAATTTCCCATCATTGCCGATCAGGACAAGAAAGTTTCAGAATTATATGATTTCATTCATCCGAACGCAAGCGCCACTTTAACCGTGAGATCTTTACTGATTATTGATCCTAATAAAAAGGTAAGATTAATCATTACTTACCCGGCTTCTACTGGAAGAAATTTTACGGAAATACTTAGAGTTTTAGACTCTTTGCAATTGGTAGATGGTTATGGTGTTGCAACACCTGTTGATTGGAAGGATGGCGAAGATGTGATTATTCCGCCAGCAGTTTCCCAGGAAGACGCAGAGAAAAAATTTACCAAAGGTGTAAAAGTTGTAAAACCTTATTTGCGCTACACACCACAACCGAATAAATAA
- a CDS encoding DUF2089 family protein, whose amino-acid sequence MKLPIICPSCDHTLNVSQMKCPSCATQVNGDYELPTLLKLSRDDQDFILNFFLSSGSIKEMAKQAELSYPTMRNKMDDLIEKVKQLQN is encoded by the coding sequence ATGAAACTTCCCATTATCTGCCCAAGTTGCGATCATACTCTGAATGTAAGTCAGATGAAGTGTCCTTCTTGCGCTACACAAGTCAATGGCGATTACGAACTTCCTACACTTTTGAAATTGAGCAGGGATGATCAAGACTTCATTCTTAACTTTTTTCTTTCCAGTGGAAGCATCAAAGAAATGGCGAAGCAAGCTGAACTTTCTTATCCTACAATGAGGAACAAAATGGATGACCTCATCGAAAAAGTAAAACAACTTCAAAACTAA
- a CDS encoding T9SS type A sorting domain-containing protein codes for MTKALFFISLFLITFGQGQSITAKLNEINFQGSSTPYYTLRYKNQLIFTAEDGDTGRELWSYDFGTGKSKLVKDIFPFSNSGIDNNPHFNILNDKVFFLARSNFSNYWLFSTDGTEAGTQYVFPFPSDLSFFQDVVLAGNKIYFLINYQLWVSDGTDSGTKKLKTFGSYTSGSVNLRVFGNKVVTAIDDGINGKQVWISDGTTDGTFLLKKISNTGSAIGNDFDIVDFNNKFYFFAYDTESAVWESDGTTAGTKKFTNKVRGNFMQGFSLGNSFVFGGTDSAFGAEPWVSDGTVDGTKLIKDVVSGVWGSIGINSKVVRYRNKVAFDVINNSGDYQIWETDGTTDGTRQIPITDSELDRPLLYKSSSNYQELILTRANNGSNFWLYNDEKGLFRIPNATPTIYTDEASNFIDGDDFLYLTASTPENGAELFKVNKQTREISLLSDANTSQSSDPKGFIRNSNGLIVVANNGLYGNQFFKINPETGEKNILNNLKHEWNGEMASLSNSELIKLGNDIYQKGTYNVGINNNNYSLFAKTDGTFENTIFVKYADNMLYDIGRIFENLNDEYLIFSANDSRIGTELFRIKKGATEIELLKDISTDENGGLYNLDSQTVITGGYLYFIAKDNNIRTIWRTDGTPENTKSVISFLDENSNDGDPKLLGALNGKILISKSSFYNGSFYNSNLYISDGTQSGTTLLKNHSTPYFYPDVINNVGAEFKNKFYYTTSTALYQTDGTPENTKNIYQAGNNSDYFRNHNKILTCGENLFIGSGSRYSSYYDGTYDKIYALWKTNDNNQTELVHKVENQSGEDNFIKDLKCINNYVYFTKTNDNKLWRTNGRATENVSLTINVSNEDAFNTDKNEFLGDLFVDENKLLFTAVTKKSGLEYYQITSELPVYLNIKEADNSVQNIKILLYPNPASEFIKVKYNIDYNPESYKIYNMAGNIVSSGKYTQENQTIDVSKINKGLYVIEIKSKDGILYSQKFIKN; via the coding sequence ATGACAAAAGCTCTATTCTTTATTTCCTTATTTCTAATAACGTTTGGACAGGGACAAAGTATCACTGCAAAACTTAATGAAATTAACTTTCAAGGTTCCAGCACGCCTTATTACACTTTGAGATATAAAAATCAACTGATTTTCACTGCAGAAGATGGCGATACAGGGAGAGAACTTTGGAGTTACGATTTCGGAACAGGTAAGTCCAAGTTGGTAAAAGATATTTTTCCATTCAGTAATAGTGGGATTGATAATAATCCACACTTCAATATTTTAAACGATAAAGTATTCTTTTTAGCGAGATCCAACTTTTCTAATTATTGGCTGTTTTCAACTGATGGTACTGAAGCAGGAACTCAATATGTTTTTCCTTTTCCATCTGATTTATCTTTTTTCCAAGATGTAGTTTTAGCAGGAAATAAAATTTATTTCTTGATCAATTATCAATTGTGGGTCAGTGATGGAACTGATTCAGGGACCAAAAAACTTAAAACTTTCGGATCGTATACCAGCGGATCCGTTAATCTGAGGGTTTTTGGAAACAAAGTAGTAACAGCTATAGACGATGGAATCAATGGAAAACAAGTCTGGATTTCTGATGGAACTACAGATGGTACTTTTCTTCTGAAGAAGATTTCAAACACAGGCAGTGCCATTGGGAATGATTTTGATATTGTTGATTTTAACAACAAGTTTTATTTTTTCGCATATGATACGGAGTCAGCAGTTTGGGAATCTGACGGAACTACTGCTGGTACAAAAAAATTTACCAACAAAGTACGAGGTAATTTTATGCAAGGATTTTCGCTTGGAAATAGTTTTGTTTTTGGAGGAACCGATTCTGCGTTTGGAGCAGAGCCTTGGGTAAGTGATGGGACAGTTGATGGAACAAAATTAATAAAAGATGTAGTTTCGGGTGTTTGGGGAAGTATAGGCATCAATTCAAAGGTTGTTAGGTATCGAAATAAAGTTGCTTTTGATGTTATCAATAACTCCGGAGATTACCAGATTTGGGAAACAGATGGGACAACTGATGGAACCAGACAAATCCCAATTACCGATTCCGAATTAGACAGACCTTTGCTTTATAAATCCTCTTCCAATTATCAGGAATTGATTTTGACAAGAGCTAATAATGGAAGCAATTTCTGGCTTTACAATGATGAAAAGGGATTGTTTCGAATTCCCAATGCAACGCCAACTATTTATACAGATGAAGCAAGTAATTTTATCGACGGCGATGATTTTCTTTATTTGACGGCATCTACACCAGAAAATGGCGCAGAATTATTCAAAGTTAATAAACAAACGAGAGAAATATCGCTTCTTTCGGATGCCAATACCTCACAAAGTAGTGATCCGAAAGGTTTTATCCGTAATTCCAATGGTTTAATTGTTGTAGCTAATAATGGTCTGTATGGAAATCAATTTTTTAAGATTAATCCTGAAACTGGAGAAAAAAACATTCTTAACAATTTGAAACACGAGTGGAATGGTGAGATGGCTTCCCTTTCTAATTCAGAGTTGATAAAGTTAGGCAATGACATCTATCAGAAAGGTACATACAATGTTGGCATCAATAATAACAATTATTCACTTTTCGCCAAAACAGACGGAACATTTGAAAATACTATTTTTGTAAAGTATGCCGATAATATGTTGTATGATATTGGTAGAATATTCGAAAATCTCAATGATGAATATCTCATATTTTCTGCCAACGACAGTAGAATTGGTACAGAGCTTTTCAGAATCAAAAAAGGTGCGACTGAGATTGAGCTATTGAAAGATATTTCTACCGACGAAAATGGTGGATTGTATAATTTGGATTCTCAAACGGTTATAACAGGTGGTTATCTTTATTTTATAGCCAAGGATAACAACATTAGAACTATTTGGCGTACAGATGGAACGCCGGAAAACACCAAAAGTGTCATTAGCTTTTTAGATGAAAATAGTAACGATGGTGATCCAAAACTACTGGGCGCTTTGAATGGTAAAATTTTAATATCAAAAAGTAGTTTTTACAATGGGTCTTTCTACAACTCCAACTTATATATTTCTGATGGAACTCAATCTGGTACAACATTATTGAAAAATCATTCTACACCTTATTTCTACCCTGATGTTATTAATAATGTCGGTGCCGAATTCAAAAATAAGTTTTATTACACTACATCTACCGCACTTTATCAGACTGATGGAACACCGGAAAATACAAAAAATATTTATCAGGCGGGTAACAATAGTGATTATTTCCGAAACCATAACAAAATTTTGACCTGCGGAGAAAATCTTTTTATAGGCTCGGGAAGCCGTTATTCCAGCTATTATGATGGGACTTATGACAAAATCTATGCGCTTTGGAAAACTAATGACAACAATCAAACAGAATTAGTTCATAAAGTAGAAAATCAATCTGGAGAAGATAATTTCATCAAAGATTTGAAATGTATCAATAACTATGTATATTTCACCAAAACCAATGACAATAAACTTTGGAGAACCAATGGCAGGGCTACGGAAAATGTATCATTAACAATAAATGTTAGCAATGAAGATGCATTTAATACTGATAAAAATGAATTTTTAGGTGATCTATTTGTAGATGAGAACAAACTGCTTTTTACCGCTGTCACCAAAAAGTCTGGTCTAGAATATTACCAGATCACTTCAGAACTCCCTGTTTATTTGAATATTAAAGAAGCAGACAACTCGGTTCAGAACATTAAAATTCTTTTGTATCCAAATCCTGCTTCGGAGTTTATAAAAGTCAAGTATAATATTGATTATAACCCAGAGTCTTATAAAATCTATAATATGGCTGGAAACATTGTTTCATCTGGGAAATATACTCAGGAAAATCAGACCATCGATGTCTCTAAAATCAATAAAGGACTGTACGTCATTGAAATTAAATCAAAAGATGGAATTTTATATTCTCAAAAATTCATTAAAAATTAA
- a CDS encoding DMT family transporter, protein MKNSYLLRLHFIVFLWGFTAILGKLISTDAPLLVFYRMSFAAVFLYLYLRIVKKESIKVTKGLLLKLVGIGSVMAFHWLFFFQSIKVSNVSIALSCLSLSTLFAALIEPLVFKRKPDWVEVIIGIIIVICISLIFNAELKYKEGIFYGILCALFGTIFSVFNGKIFGKTSSGNIIFYEIAGGWLVISLFFIFTGQISSVSEISYTDIALIVLLASVFTAYPMFESVRLMKFISPFTLILTVNLEPVYGIILAFFIFGASEHMSPIFYIASLVMIIAIVINGIIKSKRKKEDTIAEHNHL, encoded by the coding sequence ATGAAGAATTCTTATCTGCTGAGGTTGCATTTTATCGTGTTTTTATGGGGCTTCACAGCTATTTTAGGAAAATTGATTTCTACGGATGCGCCACTTTTGGTTTTTTACAGAATGTCATTCGCTGCTGTTTTTCTTTACTTATATCTACGTATTGTAAAAAAAGAAAGTATTAAAGTTACAAAAGGCTTATTGCTAAAACTGGTGGGAATAGGAAGTGTAATGGCTTTTCACTGGCTGTTCTTTTTTCAGTCGATCAAGGTTTCCAATGTATCAATCGCGCTTTCCTGCTTATCATTATCAACATTATTTGCGGCTTTGATTGAGCCTTTGGTTTTTAAAAGAAAACCAGATTGGGTCGAGGTTATTATAGGAATCATTATTGTGATTTGTATTTCTTTGATTTTCAACGCGGAACTGAAGTATAAAGAAGGCATATTTTACGGAATTCTGTGCGCACTTTTCGGAACTATTTTTTCTGTTTTCAACGGTAAAATTTTTGGAAAAACCAGTTCCGGAAATATTATTTTCTACGAGATTGCCGGTGGATGGTTGGTCATTAGTCTGTTTTTTATTTTCACAGGACAAATTTCTTCTGTCAGCGAAATAAGTTATACCGATATTGCGTTAATAGTATTGTTGGCATCTGTTTTTACTGCTTATCCAATGTTTGAAAGTGTAAGGCTTATGAAGTTTATTTCACCATTCACATTGATTTTAACGGTAAATCTTGAGCCTGTTTATGGGATTATTCTGGCTTTTTTTATCTTTGGAGCTTCAGAGCATATGAGTCCCATTTTTTATATTGCTTCTTTGGTGATGATTATAGCAATTGTTATCAATGGTATTATAAAATCAAAACGAAAAAAAGAAGATACAATTGCAGAACACAACCATCTGTAA
- a CDS encoding acyl-CoA carboxylase subunit beta, whose protein sequence is MDLEFNKREDINKLKLSDTKKILSKIKLGGGEKTLQKQRDQGKMTARERLEYLFDKNSDTIEIGAFAGYEMYEKEGGCPAGGVVVKIGYIAGKQCIVVANDATVKAGAWFPITGKKNLRAQEIAMENRLPIIYLVDSAGVYLPMQDEIFPDKEMFGRIFRNNAKMSSAGIIQISAIMGSCVAGGAYLPIMSDEAMIVDKTGSIFLAGSYLVKAAIGESIDNEALGGATMHSSISGVVDYKAKDDKDALDRIKNIMKSIGDFEKAGFDRTESFPPKENPDNIFGIMPAVRSEQYDTFEIIKCLVDNSEYEEYKPDYGKSIICATARIDGWSVGIVANQRKLVKSGKGEMQFGGVIYSDSADKATRFIANCNQRKIPLVFLQDVTGFMVGSKSEQGGIIKDGAKMVNAVSNSVVPKFTVITGNSYGAGNYAMCGKAYDPRLIVAWPWAELAVMGGSQAGNVLLQIQESSLKKQGKEISEEERKEILDKILKDYNKQIQPTYAAARLWTDAIINPLDTRKWISMGIEAANHSPITEKFNLGVIQV, encoded by the coding sequence ATGGATTTAGAATTCAATAAAAGAGAAGATATCAACAAACTGAAACTTTCTGATACCAAGAAAATTTTGTCCAAAATCAAATTGGGAGGCGGCGAAAAAACGCTTCAAAAACAACGTGATCAAGGAAAAATGACGGCTAGAGAACGTTTAGAATATCTTTTTGATAAAAATTCTGACACTATAGAAATCGGTGCATTTGCAGGTTATGAGATGTACGAGAAAGAAGGCGGATGCCCTGCAGGCGGTGTGGTAGTAAAAATCGGATACATTGCCGGTAAACAGTGTATTGTTGTTGCCAATGATGCGACTGTAAAAGCTGGGGCTTGGTTCCCAATTACAGGAAAGAAAAATCTTAGAGCTCAGGAAATCGCAATGGAAAACCGTTTGCCAATTATTTACTTGGTAGATTCTGCGGGTGTTTATTTGCCAATGCAGGATGAGATTTTCCCAGATAAAGAGATGTTTGGCAGAATTTTCAGAAATAATGCTAAAATGAGTTCTGCAGGGATTATTCAGATTTCTGCGATTATGGGAAGCTGTGTTGCTGGTGGGGCTTATCTCCCGATAATGAGTGATGAAGCGATGATTGTTGACAAAACCGGAAGTATTTTCTTAGCAGGAAGTTATCTTGTAAAAGCAGCAATTGGCGAATCTATTGACAATGAAGCTTTGGGCGGTGCAACAATGCACAGCTCAATTTCTGGCGTCGTAGATTATAAAGCCAAGGATGACAAGGATGCTTTGGATCGCATTAAAAATATAATGAAATCAATCGGAGATTTTGAAAAAGCAGGCTTTGACAGAACCGAAAGTTTTCCTCCAAAAGAAAATCCGGACAATATTTTTGGAATAATGCCAGCTGTGAGATCTGAGCAATATGACACTTTTGAAATCATAAAATGTCTTGTTGACAATTCCGAATACGAAGAATATAAACCAGATTACGGAAAAAGTATTATTTGTGCAACTGCCAGAATCGATGGTTGGAGTGTGGGAATTGTTGCCAACCAAAGAAAACTCGTAAAAAGCGGAAAAGGCGAAATGCAGTTTGGTGGTGTGATCTATTCTGATTCTGCTGATAAAGCAACGCGTTTTATTGCTAACTGTAATCAAAGAAAAATTCCGTTGGTTTTTCTTCAGGATGTTACAGGCTTTATGGTTGGTTCCAAATCTGAACAAGGCGGTATTATAAAAGACGGTGCCAAAATGGTAAACGCAGTGTCAAATTCCGTGGTTCCGAAATTCACTGTGATTACAGGAAATTCTTATGGCGCAGGAAATTACGCGATGTGCGGAAAAGCTTATGACCCAAGATTGATTGTTGCTTGGCCGTGGGCAGAATTAGCCGTGATGGGAGGTTCGCAGGCAGGAAATGTTTTATTACAAATCCAGGAATCTTCACTTAAAAAACAAGGAAAGGAAATCTCGGAAGAAGAACGAAAAGAAATTCTTGACAAAATTCTGAAAGATTACAACAAACAAATCCAGCCGACTTACGCCGCAGCAAGGCTTTGGACAGATGCTATCATTAACCCTCTCGATACCAGAAAATGGATCAGTATGGGAATAGAAGCGGCTAATCATTCTCCAATTACAGAAAAATTTAATCTAGGTGTGATTCAAGTATAA